Proteins encoded in a region of the Roseomonas haemaphysalidis genome:
- a CDS encoding L-serine ammonia-lyase, whose product MAQNPDPRSPATPLPWAGLFDLFRIGIGPSSSHTVGPMVAAGRFMAQLPPGDYLSVVVELFGSLALTGKGHATDTAVVLGLLGQKPDRIDPDEAPALLEALRRSGLLPRPGGPGVPFRPEADILFHKREVLPRHANGMAFTATAATGETIRRVFYSIGGGFIIEDGNDHEAAGFVAPAVPFPFATSAELLSMAAAAGLSIAELQRCNERAFRDDAAISEGIARIWAAMRDCVGRGLRQRGELPGGLRVRRRAPGLHERLQARAMSNDPDPMRGMDWVNLYALAVNEENAAGGRVVTAPTNGAAGIVPAVLHYYMEFVPGADARGIETFLLAASAVGSLIKRNASISGAEVGCQGEVGAASAMAAAGLAAALGGNNPQVENAAEIGLEHNLGLTCDPIGGLVQIPCIERNAIGAVKAINAARLALHGDGQHHVSLDQVIRTMRETGYDMLSKYKETSEGGLAVNAVEC is encoded by the coding sequence ATGGCCCAGAACCCTGACCCCCGGTCCCCCGCCACGCCGCTGCCCTGGGCAGGGCTGTTCGACCTGTTCCGCATCGGCATAGGCCCTTCCAGTTCCCACACCGTCGGGCCGATGGTGGCCGCCGGGCGCTTCATGGCGCAGCTCCCCCCGGGGGACTACCTGTCCGTGGTGGTGGAGCTGTTCGGCTCGCTGGCGCTTACCGGCAAGGGGCATGCCACGGACACCGCCGTGGTGCTCGGCCTCCTGGGCCAGAAGCCGGACCGCATCGACCCCGACGAAGCGCCGGCCTTGCTGGAGGCGCTGCGCCGCTCCGGCCTGCTGCCGCGCCCGGGCGGCCCCGGCGTGCCGTTCCGCCCCGAAGCCGACATCCTGTTCCACAAGCGCGAGGTGCTGCCGCGCCATGCCAACGGCATGGCCTTTACCGCCACGGCGGCGACGGGCGAGACCATCCGCCGCGTGTTCTATTCGATCGGCGGCGGCTTCATCATCGAGGATGGGAATGACCACGAGGCGGCGGGCTTTGTCGCCCCCGCCGTGCCGTTTCCCTTCGCCACCTCCGCCGAGCTGCTGTCCATGGCCGCCGCCGCCGGGCTGAGCATCGCCGAGCTGCAACGGTGCAACGAGCGCGCCTTTCGCGATGACGCGGCGATCAGCGAAGGCATCGCCCGCATCTGGGCCGCCATGCGCGACTGCGTCGGCCGAGGCCTGCGGCAGCGCGGCGAACTGCCGGGCGGGCTGCGGGTGCGGCGGCGGGCGCCCGGGCTGCACGAGCGGCTGCAGGCCCGCGCCATGAGCAACGACCCGGACCCCATGCGCGGCATGGACTGGGTCAACCTTTACGCCCTGGCGGTGAACGAGGAGAACGCGGCCGGCGGGCGGGTGGTCACGGCGCCGACCAACGGCGCCGCGGGCATCGTGCCCGCCGTGCTGCATTACTACATGGAATTCGTCCCCGGGGCCGATGCGCGCGGCATCGAGACCTTTCTGCTGGCGGCCTCGGCGGTGGGCTCCCTGATCAAGCGAAACGCCTCGATCTCCGGGGCGGAAGTGGGGTGCCAGGGGGAGGTGGGCGCGGCATCCGCCATGGCGGCGGCGGGGCTGGCGGCGGCGCTGGGCGGAAACAACCCGCAGGTGGAGAACGCCGCCGAGATCGGGCTGGAACACAATCTGGGCCTGACCTGCGACCCGATCGGCGGGCTCGTGCAGATCCCCTGCATCGAGCGCAACGCGATCGGCGCGGTCAAGGCCATCAACGCGGCGCGCCTCGCGCTGCATGGCGATGGCCAGCACCATGTCAGCCTGGACCAGGTGATCCGCACCATGCGCGAAACCGGCTACGACATGCTGTCGAAATACAAGGAAACCTCGGAAGGCGGGCTGGCCGTCAACGCCGTGGAATGCTGA
- a CDS encoding VOC family protein yields the protein MFSHVMIGSSDISRSKAFYDALFAAIGGTPGTQDPKGRLVYAHRGGRFLITPPINGEPATGANGGTIGFTVDNPQQADAWHQAGVQHGGTSVEDPPGIRQGGAGNLYLAYLRDPDGNKLCALHRMAA from the coding sequence ATGTTCAGCCATGTCATGATCGGCAGCAGCGACATCTCGCGCTCCAAGGCGTTCTACGACGCGCTGTTCGCCGCCATCGGCGGCACACCGGGCACGCAAGACCCCAAGGGGCGGCTGGTCTATGCCCACCGGGGTGGCCGGTTCCTGATCACCCCGCCGATCAACGGCGAGCCGGCGACCGGCGCCAATGGCGGGACCATCGGCTTCACGGTCGACAACCCGCAACAGGCCGATGCGTGGCACCAGGCCGGCGTGCAGCATGGCGGCACCTCGGTGGAGGATCCGCCGGGCATCCGCCAGGGTGGCGCCGGGAACCTGTACCTGGCTTATCTGCGCGACCCGGACGGCAACAAGCTGTGCGCGCTGCACCGCATGGCAGCCTGA
- a CDS encoding carbohydrate-binding domain-containing protein, which translates to MATLTVGKGQQYSTIASAVGASRDGDVIAVNAGTYVDDFVTINTRITIQGVGGMVELVASHAPPNGKGIFVTNTDVTLDHLSFSGAAVPDGNGAGVRYQGGNLTILNSYFHDNENGLLANPSATGTITIKGSEFSHNGRGDGYTHNLYVGEIASLTIDRSYFHDAVVGHEIKSRAHATTITNSRITDGNDGTASYSIDLPNGGRAVLSGNVIGQGAKSGNPAIVHFGGEGSAYGDSSLQMTGNTVVNDLSSVSSRLVVNQTSVAVGVADTKVIGLSAVQIATGPANVSGTEMLSSRPSLDTSSPWSAGGAQAAPANPPATALPAPSGSSTTVGAGPDSLVLKVSEQAWNGDAQFTVKVDGKQVGDVFTARADHAAGVSDTFTLKGNWGAGAHKVEVNFVNDAWNGNLAEDRNLYLDGLTFNGKAVPSSVVPMLGGGAVQLDIAATAASASPAGSSTTVGGGPDSLVIKVSEQAWNGDAQFTVKVDGKQVGDIFTAKADHAAGVSDTFTLKGNWGDGAHKVEVNFVNDAWNGNLAEDRNLYLDGLTFNGKAVPSSVVPMLSGGAVQLDIAAKTAAATSTNAGNGKDALVIKVSEQAWNGDAQFTVKVDGKQVGDIFTAKADHAAGVSDTITLKGNWGDGAHKVEVDFVNDAWNGNLAEDRNLYVDGMSFNGIAVPAGSAEMKQGGAVLFAMPSVITGDAADNTLVGDSQANVLNGLAGNDRLQGGGGNDILIGGAGADILQGGAGADAFRFASPAEGGDTILDFVSREDFIEISVGGFGGGLSAATNLASAARFVSNTTGLSNAPAGTGQFIYETDAAKLWWDADGAGSGAATVIATFSPGTTLASGDIHLIG; encoded by the coding sequence ATGGCAACCCTGACCGTCGGCAAAGGCCAGCAGTATTCGACAATCGCATCCGCCGTCGGCGCATCGCGGGATGGCGACGTGATCGCCGTCAATGCCGGCACCTATGTCGATGATTTCGTGACCATCAACACGCGCATCACGATCCAGGGCGTGGGTGGCATGGTGGAGCTGGTCGCGTCCCATGCGCCGCCGAACGGCAAGGGCATCTTCGTCACCAACACGGATGTGACGCTGGACCACCTGTCCTTCTCGGGCGCCGCCGTGCCAGATGGCAACGGCGCCGGGGTCCGCTACCAGGGCGGCAATCTCACCATCCTGAACTCATACTTCCACGACAACGAGAACGGGCTGCTGGCCAACCCTTCGGCCACCGGGACCATCACCATCAAGGGGTCCGAGTTCAGCCACAACGGGCGCGGGGACGGCTACACCCACAACCTGTACGTGGGGGAGATCGCGAGCCTGACCATCGATCGCAGCTACTTCCACGACGCCGTGGTGGGGCATGAGATCAAGAGCCGCGCGCATGCCACGACCATCACCAACAGCCGCATCACGGACGGCAACGATGGCACCGCGAGCTACAGCATCGACCTGCCGAACGGCGGCCGTGCCGTGCTCAGCGGTAACGTGATCGGGCAGGGCGCGAAGTCGGGCAATCCGGCCATCGTGCATTTCGGCGGCGAGGGCTCCGCCTACGGGGATTCCAGCCTGCAGATGACGGGCAACACCGTCGTGAATGACCTGTCATCGGTCAGCTCGCGGCTGGTGGTGAACCAGACCTCCGTCGCGGTGGGTGTTGCCGACACCAAGGTGATCGGCCTGTCCGCGGTGCAGATCGCGACCGGGCCGGCCAATGTGTCCGGCACCGAGATGCTGTCGTCCCGCCCATCCCTGGACACCTCGTCGCCCTGGTCGGCGGGCGGCGCGCAGGCGGCGCCCGCCAACCCGCCGGCCACGGCGCTGCCCGCACCGTCCGGCAGCAGCACCACCGTGGGCGCTGGCCCCGACAGCCTCGTGCTGAAGGTGTCCGAGCAGGCGTGGAACGGCGATGCGCAGTTCACCGTCAAGGTGGACGGCAAGCAGGTGGGCGACGTCTTCACCGCCAGGGCCGACCACGCCGCCGGCGTCTCCGACACCTTCACCCTGAAGGGCAACTGGGGCGCGGGCGCGCACAAGGTCGAGGTCAACTTCGTCAACGATGCCTGGAACGGCAACTTGGCGGAGGACCGCAACCTCTACCTCGATGGCCTGACCTTCAACGGCAAGGCGGTGCCATCCAGCGTCGTGCCGATGCTCGGCGGCGGGGCGGTGCAGCTGGACATCGCGGCCACCGCGGCATCCGCCTCCCCGGCGGGCAGCAGCACCACCGTGGGCGGCGGCCCCGACAGCCTGGTCATCAAGGTGTCCGAGCAGGCGTGGAACGGCGATGCGCAGTTCACCGTCAAGGTGGACGGCAAGCAGGTGGGCGATATCTTCACCGCCAAGGCCGACCACGCCGCCGGCGTTTCCGACACCTTCACCTTGAAGGGCAACTGGGGCGATGGCGCCCACAAGGTCGAGGTCAACTTCGTCAACGATGCCTGGAACGGCAACCTGGCCGAGGATCGCAACCTCTACCTCGATGGCCTGACCTTCAACGGCAAGGCGGTGCCGTCCAGCGTGGTGCCGATGCTCAGCGGCGGGGCGGTGCAACTGGACATCGCGGCGAAGACGGCGGCGGCCACCAGTACCAACGCTGGCAACGGCAAGGATGCCCTGGTCATCAAGGTGTCCGAGCAGGCCTGGAACGGCGATGCGCAGTTCACCGTCAAGGTGGATGGCAAGCAGGTGGGCGACATCTTCACCGCCAAGGCGGACCACGCCGCCGGCGTTTCCGACACCATCACCCTGAAGGGCAACTGGGGCGACGGCGCGCACAAGGTCGAGGTCGACTTCGTCAACGACGCCTGGAACGGCAACCTGGCCGAGGACCGCAACCTCTACGTCGATGGCATGTCCTTCAACGGCATCGCCGTGCCGGCGGGCTCGGCCGAGATGAAGCAGGGCGGGGCGGTGCTCTTTGCCATGCCATCCGTCATCACCGGCGACGCGGCGGACAACACGCTGGTCGGCGACAGCCAGGCCAACGTGCTGAACGGCCTGGCGGGCAACGACCGGCTGCAGGGCGGCGGCGGCAATGACATCCTGATCGGCGGCGCGGGGGCTGACATCCTGCAAGGCGGCGCAGGGGCCGACGCCTTCCGCTTCGCAAGCCCGGCCGAAGGGGGCGACACCATCCTCGACTTCGTGTCGCGGGAGGATTTCATCGAGATTTCCGTGGGTGGCTTCGGCGGCGGGCTGTCTGCCGCCACGAACCTCGCCTCCGCCGCCCGCTTTGTCAGCAACACCACGGGCCTGTCCAACGCACCCGCCGGGACGGGCCAGTTCATCTACGAAACGGACGCGGCGAAGCTCTGGTGGGATGCGGACGGGGCGGGGTCCGGCGCAGCGACGGTGATCGCCACCTTCTCGCCGGGCACCACCCTGGCGTCCGGCGACATCCACCTGATCGGGTGA
- a CDS encoding aminotransferase: MPPVNPLVHDTGSPPIPTIQAWGQQYDGADGPLLNMCQAVPSHAPAPGFLHRLSQAAADPATSSYGPIMGDAALQDAYAAELSRCYGGACDGAQIAITAGCNQAYFVAMMALVQRGDAVLLPTPWYFNHRMTLDMLGVEARPLPCRAEHGFVPDPDAAAALIDGRVRAIVLVTPNNPTGAIYPPEVIARFHALCRDRGIWLVLDETYRDFLPPGQSRPHELACGPAWPDNLVQLYSFSKGFAIPGHRLGALVAPAALASDLGKVMDCVQICAARAGQAALAWGLEALDAWRAENRAEMHRRADAVRAAFQRLPGWRLDALGAYFAYVRHPFGAVPAWDVVRRLAVEHGLMCLPGPAFAGEEAHLRIAFANVDGAGIGLMERRLRAAGR, translated from the coding sequence ATGCCCCCCGTCAATCCGCTGGTTCATGACACGGGCAGCCCGCCCATCCCGACCATCCAGGCCTGGGGCCAGCAATATGACGGGGCGGACGGGCCACTGTTGAACATGTGCCAGGCGGTGCCTTCGCATGCTCCGGCACCCGGCTTTCTCCATCGCCTGTCCCAGGCCGCGGCCGACCCCGCCACCTCATCCTACGGCCCCATCATGGGCGACGCGGCCCTGCAGGATGCCTATGCGGCGGAACTGAGCCGTTGCTACGGCGGTGCCTGCGACGGAGCACAGATCGCCATCACCGCCGGCTGCAACCAAGCCTACTTCGTGGCCATGATGGCGCTGGTCCAGCGCGGCGACGCCGTGCTGCTGCCCACGCCGTGGTACTTCAACCACCGCATGACGCTGGACATGCTGGGGGTGGAGGCGCGGCCGCTGCCATGCCGGGCGGAGCACGGCTTCGTGCCGGACCCCGATGCCGCGGCGGCGCTGATCGACGGACGGGTGCGGGCCATCGTGCTGGTGACGCCCAACAACCCGACGGGGGCGATCTACCCGCCGGAGGTGATTGCCCGCTTCCATGCCCTGTGCCGCGATCGCGGCATCTGGCTGGTGCTGGACGAAACCTATCGCGACTTCCTGCCGCCCGGCCAGTCGCGCCCGCATGAGCTGGCGTGCGGCCCGGCCTGGCCGGACAACCTCGTTCAGCTTTACAGCTTTTCCAAGGGCTTCGCGATCCCGGGGCATCGCCTGGGGGCGCTGGTGGCGCCGGCGGCGCTGGCCTCAGACCTCGGCAAGGTCATGGATTGCGTGCAGATCTGCGCCGCGCGGGCGGGGCAGGCCGCCTTGGCCTGGGGGCTCGAAGCGCTGGATGCGTGGCGCGCGGAGAACCGGGCAGAGATGCACCGCCGCGCGGACGCCGTGCGCGCGGCGTTCCAGCGGTTGCCGGGCTGGCGGCTGGACGCGCTCGGCGCGTATTTCGCTTATGTGCGCCACCCCTTCGGGGCCGTGCCGGCTTGGGACGTGGTGCGGCGGCTGGCGGTGGAGCATGGGCTGATGTGCCTGCCGGGCCCCGCCTTCGCCGGCGAGGAAGCCCACCTGCGCATCGCCTTCGCCAATGTCGACGGGGCCGGGATCGGCCTGATGGAACGGCGGCTGCGCGCCGCCGGCCGCTAA
- a CDS encoding type III polyketide synthase, whose translation MPATAYVNRIGTAVPAHDVHDAFVQRAGRILPDRRVQALFRRMADRSHIAHRWSCLPCGADTAGRIDEAGFYTLGAFPSTAARMRRFEQEAAPLAIRAVEDLGLGDDAARITHLITVCCTGFAAPGLDFALMRHFELDPGIERSGVGFMGCHAAINALKLARHIVRSEPDARVLLVCVELCTLHLQEGGSLEDVLSFLIFGDGCAAALVTAEPEGLALDSFQALLVPGTEENISWRIGDTGFDMVLSGQVPAGVAEGLRQGAGAVLRGAAPGDIALWAIHPGGRSVLDAVEAALRLPPDALDTSRAVLRGNGNMSSATVLFVLKAMLRDAAPRQRGCAMAFGPGMVAETMLFHTVGQHEPA comes from the coding sequence TTGCCAGCCACGGCTTATGTGAACCGCATCGGCACCGCCGTGCCGGCCCATGACGTGCACGATGCTTTTGTGCAGCGCGCCGGGCGCATCCTGCCGGACCGCCGCGTGCAGGCGCTGTTCCGCCGCATGGCGGACCGCAGCCATATCGCGCACCGCTGGTCCTGTCTGCCCTGCGGGGCCGACACCGCCGGGCGCATCGACGAGGCGGGCTTCTACACCCTGGGCGCCTTTCCCTCCACCGCCGCGCGGATGCGGCGCTTCGAGCAGGAAGCGGCCCCGCTGGCCATCCGGGCGGTGGAGGATCTCGGGCTGGGCGACGATGCCGCCCGCATCACCCACCTGATCACGGTGTGCTGCACCGGCTTCGCGGCGCCGGGACTCGACTTCGCGCTGATGCGGCATTTCGAATTGGACCCGGGCATCGAGCGCAGCGGCGTCGGGTTCATGGGCTGCCATGCCGCCATCAACGCCTTGAAGCTCGCGCGCCACATCGTGCGGTCCGAGCCGGACGCGCGCGTGCTGCTGGTGTGCGTGGAGCTTTGCACCCTGCACCTGCAGGAAGGCGGCAGCCTGGAGGACGTGCTGTCCTTTCTGATCTTCGGCGACGGCTGCGCCGCCGCGCTGGTGACGGCCGAGCCCGAAGGCCTGGCGCTGGACAGCTTCCAGGCCCTGCTGGTGCCCGGCACGGAGGAGAACATCTCCTGGCGCATCGGCGACACGGGGTTCGACATGGTGCTGTCCGGGCAGGTGCCGGCCGGCGTGGCGGAGGGGCTACGCCAGGGTGCCGGCGCGGTGCTGCGCGGTGCGGCGCCCGGAGACATCGCTCTTTGGGCCATCCACCCCGGCGGGCGCTCGGTGCTGGACGCGGTGGAAGCCGCTTTGCGGCTGCCGCCCGACGCGCTGGATACCTCCCGCGCCGTGCTGCGCGGCAACGGCAACATGTCCTCGGCCACCGTGCTGTTCGTGCTCAAGGCCATGCTGCGCGACGCCGCACCCCGGCAGCGGGGCTGCGCCATGGCCTTCGGCCCCGGCATGGTGGCGGAAACCATGCTGTTCCACACCGTCGGGCAACATGAGCCGGCGTGA
- a CDS encoding methyltransferase domain-containing protein, translating into MDDQSCDYETFRACLVDLERVNRLTLGYRPTLNFLDGLWRRGRLPRGRPLRILDAGSGHGDTLRQVAHWARRRGVDVALDGVDLSPWSARAARDATPPGLPVRWHTADVLRFRPDAPVDVVLSALFAHHLPDPVLRDFLRWMEATAGLGWFVNDLHRHPLPFHLFARASRALRLHRFVRHDGPVSIARGFTATEWHALLAQAGIPAGAAGVSWWMPFRLCVTRLRAG; encoded by the coding sequence ATGGACGACCAGTCATGCGACTACGAGACCTTTCGCGCCTGCCTGGTCGACCTGGAACGCGTCAACCGCCTGACCCTGGGGTACCGGCCGACGCTGAACTTCCTGGACGGGCTGTGGCGCCGCGGCCGGCTGCCACGCGGGCGGCCCCTGCGCATCCTCGATGCCGGCAGCGGCCATGGCGACACCCTGCGGCAGGTGGCCCACTGGGCGCGGCGGCGCGGCGTGGACGTGGCGCTGGACGGGGTGGACCTCAGCCCCTGGTCGGCGCGTGCGGCGCGGGACGCCACGCCGCCCGGCCTGCCGGTGCGCTGGCACACGGCGGACGTGCTGCGCTTCCGGCCGGACGCGCCGGTGGACGTGGTGCTGAGCGCGCTGTTCGCCCACCACCTGCCGGACCCGGTGCTGCGGGACTTCCTGCGCTGGATGGAAGCCACCGCCGGGCTGGGCTGGTTCGTCAACGACCTGCACCGCCACCCGCTGCCGTTCCACCTGTTCGCGAGGGCATCCCGCGCGCTGCGGCTGCATCGCTTCGTGCGGCATGACGGTCCGGTCTCCATCGCGCGCGGCTTCACGGCCACGGAATGGCACGCGCTGCTTGCGCAGGCGGGCATCCCGGCCGGGGCGGCCGGCGTGTCGTGGTGGATGCCGTTCCGTCTGTGCGTGACGCGGCTGCGCGCCGGATGA
- a CDS encoding NAD(P)/FAD-dependent oxidoreductase encodes MHDALVVGGGLAGAALAGHLAGAGRDVLLVERQAGPHDKVCGEFLSGEAVLYLRQLGLDLAALGAVPVEAVSVARGHRSHGCALPFPALSLSRRRLDEALLAAAGHAGATLRRGVAVKALEWRDGSWRARLSSGEEIAAREAFLCTGKHDLRGWRRPPGPQPDLLGFKQHLRLRPGQAAALGRAVEITLFPGGYAGLQAVEDARANLCLVVRRGHFAARGGQWPALLAAMLAVSPGLSHRMDGAVALQSRPLSIAGIPYGFVRRRGDGCWRLGDQAAVIPSFAGEGMSIALHSAALAAQCYLAGSTAAQFQERLCRDVSALVWRATAMSRLLVRGWGQSMLLGGLRVAPGTLALAATTTRLPAAALRPLVAGGSGA; translated from the coding sequence ATGCACGATGCACTGGTTGTCGGCGGCGGGCTGGCGGGTGCGGCTCTGGCCGGGCACCTCGCCGGAGCCGGGCGCGACGTGCTGCTGGTGGAGCGGCAGGCGGGCCCGCATGACAAGGTCTGCGGTGAGTTCCTGTCGGGCGAGGCGGTGCTGTATCTGCGGCAGCTCGGCCTGGATCTCGCCGCGCTCGGCGCCGTGCCGGTGGAGGCCGTGTCCGTTGCGCGTGGCCATCGGTCGCATGGCTGTGCGCTGCCCTTTCCCGCCCTCAGCCTGTCGCGCCGCCGGCTGGACGAGGCGCTGCTGGCCGCCGCCGGGCACGCGGGCGCCACCCTGCGCCGCGGCGTCGCGGTCAAGGCGCTGGAGTGGCGGGACGGGAGCTGGCGCGCGCGGCTGAGCAGCGGCGAGGAGATCGCGGCGCGCGAGGCCTTTCTGTGCACGGGCAAGCACGACCTGCGTGGCTGGCGCCGCCCGCCCGGCCCGCAACCCGACCTGCTGGGCTTCAAGCAGCACCTGCGGCTGCGCCCCGGGCAGGCGGCGGCCCTGGGACGCGCGGTGGAGATCACGCTGTTTCCCGGCGGCTATGCAGGCCTGCAGGCGGTGGAGGATGCGCGGGCCAACCTGTGCCTCGTCGTTCGCCGCGGTCACTTCGCCGCGCGGGGTGGCCAATGGCCGGCGCTGCTGGCCGCCATGCTGGCCGTCTCGCCCGGCCTGTCCCACCGCATGGATGGCGCCGTGGCGTTGCAGTCGCGGCCGCTATCCATCGCGGGCATCCCCTACGGCTTCGTGCGGCGGCGGGGCGATGGCTGCTGGCGCCTGGGCGATCAGGCAGCGGTGATTCCCTCCTTCGCGGGCGAGGGCATGTCCATCGCGCTGCACAGCGCCGCGCTGGCGGCGCAATGCTACCTGGCGGGCTCCACGGCCGCGCAGTTTCAGGAGCGCCTGTGCCGGGACGTCTCCGCCCTGGTGTGGCGGGCAACGGCGATGTCGCGCCTGCTGGTGCGTGGCTGGGGCCAGTCGATGCTGCTGGGCGGCCTGCGCGTCGCCCCTGGCACGCTTGCCCTGGCCGCCACCACGACGCGCTTGCCCGCCGCCGCGCTGCGCCCCCTGGTCGCCGGCGGCAGCGGGGCCTGA
- a CDS encoding HAD-IIB family hydrolase, whose amino-acid sequence MHLALGGCLRPPPVNFGITTDTGGHIAYVLDAAAAQAAQPTVSRVSVVTRLFEDPGLGASHCRAHEPLAPKLSIDRIATASSLYLEKEALAAELPSFTSGFLRHLAALPRRPDVIHAHFSDAAAVAAAARARFGIPFVYTPHALGIDKLRQHCGGDLRARIAAEREAIAQADALIVSTQDEAGRQVRAYGVETDGRIHCLPPGVPGHLQAAKPGTAAALLQGWLDDADKPILLAIARPVRKKNLQALVRAYAATPALATHANLVVLAGQHHGACSEEEHAVISELQELCGAAELRGRVALPPRHDAADVAALYRRAAAGGAFVNPALHEPFGLTLIEAAAAGVPVVATREGGPAEILATIGHGLLVDPRDDAAIAAACLRLTTDPVLHAQCANAARRNVSAYDWARYAAASTRVYASLRQAPGLLASDIDNTLTGCPAGAAAFSGWRAEQRLPFIVATGRSFAEARAVLRDWQLPQPDAYVVDVGTRIMLPGEDGEWRECPRYAARLDTGWDREAVAATLRPLALTPQPVQTEGPHKLSFFGTQQEAEDIRLALAAAALGARVVFSHGRLIDVLAPQGGKAAAVAAYANMRGMTLAHCVAAGDSGNDADMLQACGHAIVVGNASAELDGLAPRAGLQRVRAHHAAGVMEGLTALGVAE is encoded by the coding sequence TTGCATCTGGCACTGGGGGGGTGCCTTCGGCCGCCGCCGGTCAACTTCGGTATCACGACCGACACGGGCGGCCACATCGCCTATGTGCTGGACGCCGCGGCAGCCCAGGCGGCGCAGCCCACCGTATCCCGGGTCTCAGTGGTTACGCGGCTGTTTGAAGACCCCGGCCTCGGCGCTTCGCACTGCCGCGCGCACGAGCCGCTTGCCCCCAAGCTGTCCATCGACCGCATCGCCACGGCATCCTCCCTCTACCTGGAAAAAGAGGCGCTGGCCGCCGAGCTGCCATCCTTCACCAGCGGGTTTCTGCGTCACCTCGCCGCCCTGCCCCGCCGCCCCGATGTCATCCATGCGCATTTCTCGGACGCTGCCGCGGTGGCCGCCGCGGCGCGGGCCCGTTTTGGCATCCCCTTCGTGTATACGCCGCATGCCCTGGGCATCGACAAGCTGCGCCAACACTGCGGCGGCGACCTGCGCGCACGCATCGCGGCGGAGCGGGAGGCCATTGCCCAGGCCGATGCGCTGATCGTTTCCACCCAGGACGAGGCCGGGCGGCAGGTGCGCGCCTATGGCGTCGAGACCGATGGCCGCATCCACTGCCTGCCGCCCGGCGTGCCGGGGCATCTGCAGGCCGCGAAGCCGGGTACTGCGGCGGCCCTGCTGCAGGGCTGGCTGGACGATGCGGACAAGCCCATCCTGCTGGCCATCGCCCGTCCGGTGCGCAAAAAGAACCTGCAGGCGCTCGTGCGGGCCTACGCCGCCACCCCGGCACTGGCGACGCATGCCAATCTGGTGGTCCTGGCCGGCCAGCATCACGGTGCGTGCTCGGAAGAAGAGCACGCGGTGATTTCCGAATTGCAGGAACTGTGCGGCGCGGCTGAACTGCGTGGCCGCGTGGCCCTGCCGCCCCGGCATGACGCAGCCGACGTCGCGGCGCTGTACCGCCGCGCGGCGGCGGGCGGCGCCTTCGTGAACCCCGCCCTGCACGAGCCCTTCGGCCTGACGCTGATCGAGGCCGCCGCCGCCGGCGTGCCCGTGGTCGCGACGCGCGAAGGCGGGCCGGCCGAGATCCTTGCCACCATTGGCCACGGCCTGCTGGTCGACCCGCGCGACGACGCCGCCATCGCCGCTGCCTGCCTGCGCCTGACGACGGACCCGGTGCTGCACGCGCAATGCGCGAACGCGGCGCGGCGCAACGTGTCGGCCTATGACTGGGCACGCTACGCGGCAGCCTCCACGCGTGTCTATGCGTCGCTGCGTCAGGCACCGGGCCTGCTGGCCAGTGACATCGACAACACGCTGACCGGCTGCCCCGCCGGCGCCGCTGCCTTTAGCGGCTGGCGCGCGGAACAGCGCCTCCCCTTCATCGTCGCGACAGGGCGCTCCTTCGCCGAAGCCCGCGCCGTGCTGCGGGATTGGCAACTGCCGCAGCCCGACGCCTATGTGGTCGATGTCGGCACGCGCATCATGCTGCCGGGCGAGGACGGTGAATGGCGCGAATGCCCGCGCTACGCGGCGCGGCTCGACACCGGCTGGGACCGCGAGGCGGTGGCCGCCACCCTGCGGCCACTCGCGCTGACGCCGCAACCCGTGCAAACCGAAGGCCCCCACAAGCTCAGCTTCTTTGGCACGCAGCAGGAAGCGGAGGACATCCGCCTGGCCCTGGCGGCGGCGGCGCTGGGCGCACGGGTGGTGTTCTCGCACGGCCGGCTGATCGACGTACTGGCGCCGCAGGGCGGCAAGGCCGCCGCCGTGGCGGCCTATGCCAACATGCGGGGCATGACGCTGGCCCATTGCGTCGCCGCCGGCGACAGCGGCAACGATGCCGACATGCTGCAGGCCTGCGGGCACGCCATCGTCGTCGGCAATGCCTCGGCTGAGCTCGATGGCCTTGCCCCGCGCGCCGGGCTGCAGCGCGTGCGGGCGCATCACGCGGCAGGGGTGATGGAAGGCCTCACGGCCCTGGGCGTGGCGGAATGA